The Micromonospora violae DNA segment GAGGCGATGACAGATGTACGTCGAGATCGGGTGCCGGGTGCTGCTCGGCACGGTCCTGCTGGCGGCGGCGGTCGGGAAGGTCTCCGGCCGCGACGCCTACCGCGAGTTCACGCGCTCCGTGCGCGACATGGGCTACCGGCCCGCCGGCCCGCTCGCCGCGGCCGTGGTCGCCACCGAGTTCACCGCCGTGGTCCTGCTGGCGGTGTTCCCGCTGGCCGGGTTCCTCGCCTCGGGCGCCCTGCTGCTCACCTTCACCGCCGCCATCGTCGCCAACCTGCGGCGCGGCGGCGGCACCTGCCGCTGCTTCGGCCGCACCACCGCGCCCCTGGGCCGGCACCACGTGTGGCGCAACGCGTTCCTCGTCGCCTGTGCCGTCGCCGGCGCGCTCGCGCCGGCCGGTGCGGTACGCCCCGGGGAGGCGGTCCTGGCCGGTGCCGCCGCGCTGGCCGTCGGCGTGCTGGTCGTCATGCTGGACGAGCTGCGCTACCTGTTCGGCGCCGCCAGCCGCACGTGACCTCGCAGGGGCCTCGGGCGTGGCCGCGGCGCGAGGTGCAGAGTGGCCCAACGGCCTGCTTGCCGAGTTGAAGGCGCGCGGCGCCGCCGGAGTGGGCGGCGCCGCGCACGACTCAGTGCCCGCCGAGGATCTGCTCGATGACCCAGCCCGCGATCGCGCGGGCCGTTCCAGCCGCAAGGCCGCGGACTGCGGCGAGCAGCAGCTGACACCTGGTGCTCGGGGTGTTGCCGGTATTGCTGGGCATGGGTGTCTCCCGTAGTCGGAGGAACAGGGAGCAAGCCGGCCGGCTGGCGTCTTCTGTTCTCCTCTTCGGGAGGTTTTCCGGTTGGGTTCTCTCCGCTACGGTTCACGTATGCGCAGGCCAGGCATGGCGATATTCGATCCAGTCCGGATCCGATCCGGAGCCGGCGCTGATGTTCAGGAACCGGCCGCGTGAAGATCGTCAGGGAGGCGCCGGCCGGGGTCGTCCGGTTCGCCGCGGAACTGCAAGCCCTGTACGACGGTGCCCGGCTACCGGGACGCCAGGTGCTGATCAGAGCGGCGGACGAGCAAGGGATCACGCTCAACGAGAAGACGCTGAGCGACTGGTTCCGCGGCAGGTCGGTGCCCCGCAGTGAGCCTGCCATCAAGTTTCTGATCGAGTACCTGCAGCCGATCGCTGAGCGCAGGGCTCAGCGCCCGCAACGCCTGTGGCCCTGGTGGCGGGAATTGCTTCAGGCCGCCCGGGCGGCGAATCGGCCGCAGGAGGCGGGACGGCCGCGGAGCCAGGTACTGGACACGCCCGTCCGACCGGCTGGCGCTGCGCCCTGGCCGCTGGTGCGTGACCGCACAGCCGTGGACATGGGTGTCCACCCGGCCGTGTTCCTGCCGCCATCGACGTCGCCGCTGACGCTATGGATGCAGGGCCAGCGCGAGCCGCAGCTGCCTCCGACCTATGTCACGCGGGAGCACGACGACGCGTTGCTGGGCACCTTGCGCGCGGCGGTGCAGCGAGAATCGGGTGCGGTCCTCGTGGTGGGGCGGTCGTGCACCGGCAAGTCACGCTCGGCG contains these protein-coding regions:
- a CDS encoding MauE/DoxX family redox-associated membrane protein, with the protein product MYVEIGCRVLLGTVLLAAAVGKVSGRDAYREFTRSVRDMGYRPAGPLAAAVVATEFTAVVLLAVFPLAGFLASGALLLTFTAAIVANLRRGGGTCRCFGRTTAPLGRHHVWRNAFLVACAVAGALAPAGAVRPGEAVLAGAAALAVGVLVVMLDELRYLFGAASRT